In one window of Thermomicrobiales bacterium DNA:
- a CDS encoding arylsulfatase, producing MPKDTINRQTLPIADTKHVGLTTYDASDPNSKFPPIELLRPPAGAPNVLIVLIDDAGFGSSSAFGGPCRTPAAEKLAEGGLKFNRFHTTALCSPTRAALLSGRNHHSVNMGGITEIATSAPGNTSIRPKEKAPLAEILKLNGFATAHFGKCHEVPVWETSPVGPFDHWPTGSGFQYFYGFVAGECNQWYPTLYEGTTPVEPDKTPEEGYHLVDDMTTKAIKWIRQQKSLTPDQPFFVYFAPGATHAPHHVPQDWIEKNKGRFDQGWDKLREETFARQKELGVIPQDAVLTPRPDEIPAWDDMPEDMKPVLRREMECYSAYMEYTDEHVGRLFAALDDLGITDDTLIYYIVGDNGASAEGTINGCFNEMANFNGLGAIESAEYLMGKLDEFGGPDSYNHFAVGWAHAMDTPYQWTKQVASHWGGTRNGTIVHWPKGIKAKQEIRPQFTHVIDIAPTVLEVTGIPTPTMVNGIQQAPLEGFSMAYAFDDADAPEVHDLQYFEMFANRGIYHQGWTAVTRHSIPWDLVAQPVPFDDDTWELYGPDDWTQSNNLAKQNPEKLAELQRLWLIEAVKYSVLPMDDRRAQRLVPEQAGRPNLIKGKSQILFGGMGRLGENCVINTKNKSFSVTAEIEVPEGGAEGVIISQGASIGGWSLYAKDGKLKYCYNVCGVQHFFAEADSAIPSGTHQARMEFAYDGGGLGKGGTATLYVDGKKVGEGKIGLTQAMIFSADETCDIGVDTASPVSPDYGQRGNAFNGEVNWVQIDTGDDDHSHLISPEDRLSVAMARQ from the coding sequence GTGCCAAAAGACACCATCAACCGACAAACGTTGCCGATCGCCGATACGAAACATGTCGGTTTGACGACGTATGACGCCAGCGACCCGAACTCGAAGTTCCCGCCGATCGAGCTCTTGCGCCCGCCTGCTGGTGCGCCGAATGTCCTGATCGTGCTGATCGACGATGCCGGCTTCGGCTCATCCAGCGCGTTTGGCGGTCCATGCCGCACTCCGGCCGCCGAAAAACTGGCCGAAGGCGGTCTGAAGTTCAACCGGTTTCACACCACCGCGCTCTGCTCACCCACGCGAGCGGCACTGCTGAGCGGGCGCAATCACCATTCGGTCAACATGGGCGGTATCACCGAGATCGCCACCTCCGCGCCCGGCAACACCTCGATTCGTCCCAAAGAGAAAGCGCCGCTGGCCGAGATTCTCAAGCTGAACGGTTTTGCCACCGCTCACTTTGGCAAGTGCCATGAGGTGCCGGTGTGGGAAACCAGCCCGGTGGGTCCCTTCGATCATTGGCCAACCGGCAGCGGGTTTCAGTACTTCTATGGCTTTGTCGCTGGCGAGTGCAACCAGTGGTACCCCACCCTCTATGAAGGAACCACTCCGGTGGAGCCGGACAAGACCCCTGAGGAGGGCTATCACCTGGTCGACGACATGACGACCAAGGCGATCAAGTGGATCCGCCAGCAGAAATCGCTGACGCCCGACCAGCCCTTCTTCGTCTATTTCGCTCCCGGCGCCACTCATGCGCCGCACCACGTTCCGCAGGACTGGATCGAGAAGAACAAGGGCCGTTTCGATCAAGGTTGGGACAAGCTGCGTGAAGAGACCTTCGCGCGGCAGAAGGAGCTGGGTGTCATTCCGCAGGACGCGGTGTTGACGCCACGCCCGGACGAAATTCCCGCATGGGATGACATGCCGGAGGATATGAAGCCGGTCCTGCGGCGCGAGATGGAATGCTATTCGGCGTATATGGAGTACACCGACGAGCATGTCGGCCGGCTCTTCGCCGCGCTGGACGATCTCGGCATCACGGACGACACGCTGATCTACTACATCGTGGGCGACAACGGAGCTTCGGCGGAAGGCACCATCAACGGGTGCTTCAACGAGATGGCGAACTTCAATGGTCTGGGCGCCATCGAATCGGCGGAGTACCTGATGGGCAAGCTCGACGAGTTCGGCGGACCGGATTCGTACAACCACTTTGCGGTCGGCTGGGCGCATGCCATGGACACCCCCTACCAGTGGACCAAGCAGGTCGCCTCGCACTGGGGCGGAACCCGCAATGGCACCATCGTGCACTGGCCCAAGGGGATCAAGGCGAAGCAGGAGATCCGCCCACAGTTCACCCATGTCATCGACATCGCACCGACGGTGCTCGAGGTGACCGGCATTCCCACGCCGACGATGGTCAACGGCATCCAGCAGGCGCCGCTGGAAGGTTTCAGCATGGCGTATGCCTTCGACGACGCCGATGCGCCCGAAGTGCACGACTTGCAGTACTTCGAGATGTTCGCGAACCGCGGTATCTACCATCAGGGATGGACCGCGGTCACCCGGCACAGCATCCCGTGGGATCTGGTTGCCCAGCCGGTGCCGTTCGACGATGACACCTGGGAGCTCTATGGACCGGATGACTGGACCCAGTCCAACAATCTGGCGAAGCAGAACCCGGAGAAGCTGGCCGAGCTGCAACGGCTCTGGTTGATCGAAGCGGTCAAGTACAGCGTGCTGCCGATGGACGACCGCCGGGCGCAGCGTCTGGTGCCGGAGCAAGCAGGGCGACCGAATCTGATCAAAGGCAAGTCGCAGATCCTGTTCGGCGGCATGGGGCGTCTGGGAGAGAACTGCGTCATCAACACCAAGAACAAGTCATTCTCGGTGACCGCGGAGATCGAGGTGCCCGAGGGTGGCGCCGAGGGCGTGATCATCTCCCAGGGCGCCAGCATCGGCGGTTGGAGTCTCTACGCCAAGGACGGCAAGCTGAAGTATTGCTACAACGTCTGCGGAGTGCAGCACTTCTTCGCCGAAGCGGACAGCGCCATCCCCAGCGGCACCCACCAGGCGCGCATGGAATTCGCCTACGATGGCGGTGGTCTGGGCAAGGGTGGCACCGCCACGCTCTATGTGGACGGCAAGAAGGTGGGCGAAGGGAAGATCGGGCTCACCCAGGCGATGATCTTCTCGGCCGATGAAACCTGCGATATCGGCGTCGACACCGCTTCCCCGGTGTCACCCGACTACGGCCAGCGCGGCAATGCCTTCAATGGCGAGGTCAACTGGGTGCAGATCGATACCGGCGACGACGATCACAGCCATCTGATTTCGCCAGAGGATCGTCTCAGCGTGGCGATGGCGCGCCAGTAA